From a region of the Tenggerimyces flavus genome:
- a CDS encoding TIGR03667 family PPOX class F420-dependent oxidoreductase translates to MKLTQQLEPADRRRVEDRLRHNLMAWLTTVRPDGQPVSVPLWFLLRDDETILIYSRPSKQKLSNLEANPRVSFTLDVTDIGRNIVRIEGTAAQVHDVPPAHEQDAYLAKYTERIGALFDTPEQFGKLFSAAIVLTPDKLHI, encoded by the coding sequence ATGAAGCTCACGCAACAGCTCGAGCCGGCTGATCGGCGGCGGGTCGAAGATCGGCTCAGGCACAACCTGATGGCTTGGCTCACCACCGTCCGTCCCGATGGGCAGCCGGTCAGCGTCCCGCTCTGGTTCCTGCTTCGCGACGACGAGACCATCCTCATCTACAGCCGCCCGAGCAAGCAGAAGCTGAGCAACCTCGAGGCCAATCCGAGGGTGAGCTTCACGCTCGACGTCACCGACATCGGCCGCAACATCGTGCGCATCGAGGGCACCGCGGCCCAGGTTCACGACGTGCCGCCTGCTCACGAGCAGGACGCCTACCTGGCCAAGTACACCGAGCGCATCGGCGCCCTCTTCGACACGCCCGAGCAGTTCGGCAAGCTCTTCTCCGCGGCGATCGTCCTCACCCCGGACAAGCTGCACATCTAG
- a CDS encoding cold-shock protein has translation MPAGKVKWYDTDKGFGFLTKDEGGDVYVRAAALPAGVTALKAGQRVEFGIVAGRKGDQALSVRVLDAPPSVAKAMRKTPDEMIVIVEDLIKLLDDLESTYRRNRHPESRTGKQVSTVLRALANELES, from the coding sequence GTGCCGGCAGGCAAGGTCAAGTGGTACGACACGGACAAGGGTTTCGGCTTCCTCACCAAGGATGAGGGAGGCGACGTCTACGTTCGGGCTGCCGCGTTGCCGGCGGGAGTGACTGCGCTGAAGGCCGGTCAGCGCGTGGAGTTCGGCATCGTCGCGGGCCGCAAGGGCGACCAGGCCTTGTCGGTGCGAGTGCTGGACGCGCCCCCGAGCGTGGCCAAGGCGATGCGGAAGACGCCGGACGAGATGATCGTGATCGTCGAGGACCTGATCAAGCTTCTTGACGACCTGGAGTCGACGTACCGGCGGAACCGCCATCCGGAGAGCCGGACGGGGAAGCAGGTGTCGACGGTCCTGCGGGCTTTGGCGAACGAACTCGAGTCCTAG
- the larE gene encoding ATP-dependent sacrificial sulfur transferase LarE: protein MAAELVVGFDLDMTLIDSRPGIAAVWEAVSQETGVFIDSQLVVSRLGPPLAVEAAHWFPEHEIPDVVARYRALYPDHAIDKVALIPGAQEAFEAVRKHGGKVIVVTAKNEPHARRHLEHLGLHADEVVGDAWAEQKGEALKARNASIFVGDHLGDIVGAKTAHAISVAVPSGPIGMDELRAAGADVVLADLADFPFWLDEHILTSRLEALEKSLQDAGSVLVAFSGGADSAFLLAAAVRALGNERVAAATAISASLAEAELAPAKQFAEDLGVQHFTPDTDEMSSEGYRANAGDRCYFCKAELLDTLGPLATQLGLAYVATGTNADDARAGFRPGIRAAHERGATTPLKDAGLTKQQIREASRRWGLATWDKPAAACLSSRIAYGLQITPARLARVDQAEAALRAALHDEGVHVTNLRVRDVGDTARVEIDKELVERVTESDTVLEAVLAAGFDTVEVDPRGFRSGSMNEMLTDPERYR, encoded by the coding sequence GTGGCTGCTGAGCTTGTCGTCGGGTTCGACCTGGACATGACGTTGATCGACTCCCGCCCCGGTATAGCCGCGGTGTGGGAGGCGGTCTCGCAGGAGACCGGTGTGTTCATCGACAGCCAGCTCGTCGTCTCCCGCCTCGGTCCACCCCTCGCCGTCGAGGCCGCGCACTGGTTTCCGGAGCACGAGATCCCGGACGTCGTCGCGCGGTACCGGGCCCTCTACCCCGACCACGCGATCGACAAGGTCGCGCTGATCCCCGGTGCGCAGGAGGCGTTCGAGGCCGTACGCAAGCACGGCGGGAAGGTCATCGTCGTCACGGCCAAGAACGAACCGCACGCTCGCAGGCACCTCGAGCACCTCGGCCTGCACGCGGACGAGGTCGTCGGCGACGCCTGGGCCGAGCAGAAGGGCGAAGCCCTCAAGGCGCGCAACGCCAGCATCTTCGTCGGCGACCACCTCGGTGACATCGTCGGAGCGAAGACGGCCCACGCGATCTCCGTCGCTGTCCCCAGCGGCCCCATCGGCATGGACGAGCTCCGCGCCGCCGGCGCCGACGTCGTGCTCGCGGACCTGGCCGACTTCCCGTTCTGGCTGGACGAACACATCCTCACCAGCAGGCTGGAAGCCCTCGAGAAGAGCCTGCAGGACGCCGGCTCGGTCCTCGTCGCCTTCTCCGGCGGGGCCGACTCCGCGTTCCTGCTCGCCGCGGCCGTACGAGCGCTCGGAAACGAAAGAGTCGCCGCCGCCACCGCGATCTCCGCCAGCCTGGCCGAGGCCGAGCTGGCCCCCGCCAAGCAGTTCGCCGAGGACCTCGGCGTCCAGCACTTCACGCCCGACACCGACGAAATGTCGAGCGAGGGCTACCGCGCGAACGCCGGCGACCGTTGCTACTTCTGCAAGGCCGAGCTGCTGGACACCTTGGGGCCGCTGGCCACGCAGCTCGGCCTCGCGTACGTCGCGACCGGGACCAACGCCGACGACGCAAGAGCTGGGTTCCGGCCGGGCATCCGCGCGGCGCACGAGCGCGGGGCGACCACGCCACTCAAGGACGCCGGCCTCACCAAGCAGCAGATCCGCGAAGCCTCGAGGCGATGGGGCCTCGCCACCTGGGACAAGCCCGCCGCGGCCTGCCTGTCCAGCCGCATCGCGTACGGCCTGCAGATCACGCCCGCGCGCCTCGCCCGCGTCGACCAGGCCGAAGCCGCACTCCGCGCCGCCCTGCACGACGAGGGCGTCCACGTCACCAACCTGCGCGTCCGCGACGTCGGCGACACCGCTCGGGTCGAGATCGACAAGGAGCTCGTCGAGCGCGTGACCGAATCGGACACTGTCCTCGAAGCGGTCCTCGCGGCAGGGTTCGACACCGTTGAGGTCGATCCGCGCGGGTTCCGGTCGGGTTCGATGAACGAGATGCTGACCGATCCAGAACGTTATCGGTAG
- a CDS encoding sensor histidine kinase, giving the protein MDLRRWVVPRREWLRALGYLASSIVSGFGYMFVFVVTLFVLLTSFVGFGVLGLPAVMGLVRRLMRRDRVKWGRYLGTPINEAYRPVEGSLVTRAGTILADPATRRDLGWIGAHLSVGLAMSIVGIGLLLGALNSLTLPFYWWALPANEPADSFFPITSWPRALAMVPIGLAYLALALVLVPKLANWHARLAKLLLSPAKGAQLSARVAELTATRAAALEAHGNELRRIERDLHDGTQNRIVAVVMQLGIAERALRRDPENALPMVLRAQDAATDALAELRGVVRSIYPPILTERGLDGAAAALVARCPIPCTLEESLVPRAPAAVESAAYFVIAEALTNVAKHSGASQASVRLDSSDVGMLITVLDDGHGGAVESAGSGLAGIRRRVEAFDGSFSLVSPSGGPTTLTVELPCGS; this is encoded by the coding sequence GTGGATCTTCGTCGATGGGTCGTGCCGCGCCGCGAGTGGCTGCGCGCCCTCGGCTACCTGGCGAGCTCGATCGTCAGCGGGTTCGGCTACATGTTCGTGTTCGTGGTCACGCTGTTCGTCCTGCTGACCTCGTTCGTGGGATTCGGCGTGCTGGGGCTTCCGGCGGTGATGGGTCTCGTACGTCGGCTGATGCGGCGCGACCGGGTGAAATGGGGCAGGTACCTCGGGACCCCGATCAACGAGGCGTACCGGCCGGTGGAGGGATCGCTGGTCACGCGGGCGGGGACGATCCTGGCCGATCCGGCGACGCGACGCGACCTCGGCTGGATCGGCGCGCACCTGTCCGTCGGGCTCGCGATGTCGATCGTCGGCATCGGGCTGCTGCTCGGGGCGCTGAACTCGCTGACGCTCCCGTTCTACTGGTGGGCGCTTCCGGCGAACGAGCCGGCGGACTCGTTCTTCCCGATCACCTCGTGGCCGCGCGCGTTGGCGATGGTCCCGATCGGGCTCGCGTACCTGGCTCTCGCTCTGGTGCTCGTTCCCAAGCTGGCGAATTGGCACGCCCGCTTGGCGAAACTCCTCCTGTCGCCGGCGAAGGGAGCCCAGCTGTCGGCGCGGGTCGCGGAGCTGACCGCGACCCGGGCGGCGGCGTTGGAGGCGCACGGGAACGAGCTGCGGCGGATCGAACGCGACCTGCACGACGGTACGCAGAACCGGATCGTCGCGGTCGTCATGCAGCTCGGCATCGCCGAACGCGCGCTGCGCCGCGACCCGGAGAACGCGTTGCCGATGGTGCTGCGCGCGCAGGACGCGGCGACGGACGCGTTGGCGGAACTGCGCGGGGTGGTGCGGAGCATCTACCCGCCGATCCTGACCGAGCGCGGGTTGGACGGAGCCGCCGCGGCGCTGGTGGCACGCTGCCCGATCCCGTGCACGCTCGAGGAGAGCCTGGTCCCGCGGGCACCGGCTGCGGTGGAGTCGGCCGCGTACTTCGTGATCGCGGAGGCGTTGACGAACGTGGCCAAGCACAGCGGCGCTTCGCAGGCTTCGGTGCGGTTGGACAGCTCGGACGTGGGGATGCTGATCACGGTTTTGGACGATGGGCACGGTGGTGCGGTGGAGTCGGCGGGGTCGGGGCTGGCCGGAATTCGCCGTCGTGTGGAGGCGTTCGACGGCTCGTTCTCGCTAGTCTCGCCCTCGGGTGGACCGACGACGTTGACGGTGGAGCTGCCATGCGGGTCGTGA
- a CDS encoding ABC transporter permease: protein MFDLAKQTIRARKGGFAATFIALFCGAALVTACGMLFESALRGGVPPERYVAATVVVGAKQSVPVQEDADRYLAERVPLPASLVEKVDEVAGVERAIGDVSIPITMVAGGKLVPAIRPIVAHGQDSLPLGRYGLQAGTKARASNEVVLDLATAKAAGATVGDVVQLAAGSKPKSYEVVGIADQVEQENRQSNVWLTDATARQLTGRPTQVDAIGVVGASGTSPRELAERIERALGEQVVTYTGHRRGDVEFLDAGQSRSELTMLAISFAGSVPMIAMLVVASTLTLAIQQRRREFALLRAIGATPLQVRRMIASELWLVSLLAGVLGSVPGIAVGYLLRNGFAAGGLIPPDFQVAWSPLPMLAAVLMMVVTAQLSGLIAGRRPARLRPVDAFGEAAVEPRTFSRKRLVIGLVLGFVGVAASALPLLIKGEAAAGGVGSTILLLVVAVIVLGPKIASASTSMLGPIVRTFSGASGYLASVQVSTNSRRLGASITPLVLAISFVSVQIFMQTTTAAAAVAQAREGTVADFVVSGAADLSPDVVSSVREVEGVRAVTPMVTTQVIAKYDFADSVEIQPFGAQGVDPRQLSDTLDLSVTSGRLSALGEGTVALSEWAAGTLGASIGDKLDLTLGDGTPFAPRVVAIYQRGLGFGDFTMARDAVLPHVTSGRDSAVLVRVTPGASRTTVGAALGELASTYPGLAVADQEALQANLQQNLKAQSWGNLLGTAVVLGYLAIAIANTLVLATADRAREFALLRLVGASRRQVARMIRTEASVVVLIAVVVGSLITVPPLVGISLATTGSPIPYVPPLGYAAIVLAAVVFGLMSMTIPARLALRTRPVDAVTAEA, encoded by the coding sequence ATGTTCGATCTCGCCAAGCAGACGATCCGCGCTCGCAAGGGTGGCTTTGCCGCCACGTTCATCGCCTTGTTCTGTGGTGCCGCGCTGGTGACGGCGTGCGGCATGCTCTTCGAGTCCGCCCTGCGCGGAGGGGTTCCGCCGGAACGGTACGTCGCCGCGACCGTCGTGGTCGGCGCGAAGCAGAGCGTCCCGGTGCAGGAGGACGCTGACCGTTATCTCGCCGAGCGGGTGCCCCTGCCGGCGAGCCTGGTCGAGAAGGTCGACGAGGTCGCCGGCGTCGAACGGGCGATCGGCGACGTCAGCATCCCGATCACGATGGTGGCCGGAGGGAAGCTCGTTCCGGCCATCCGTCCGATCGTGGCTCACGGTCAGGACTCGTTGCCGCTCGGGCGGTATGGGCTGCAGGCCGGGACGAAGGCGCGAGCCTCCAACGAGGTGGTCCTCGACCTCGCGACGGCGAAGGCGGCGGGCGCGACCGTCGGCGACGTGGTCCAGCTCGCCGCCGGCTCGAAGCCGAAGTCGTACGAGGTCGTGGGCATCGCCGACCAGGTCGAGCAGGAGAACCGGCAGTCGAACGTTTGGCTCACCGACGCGACGGCTCGGCAGCTCACCGGTCGACCGACGCAGGTCGACGCGATCGGCGTTGTCGGAGCGTCGGGCACGTCGCCCCGGGAGCTGGCGGAACGGATCGAACGCGCTCTCGGCGAGCAGGTCGTGACGTACACCGGGCATCGGCGCGGTGACGTGGAGTTCCTCGACGCGGGCCAGTCCCGTTCGGAACTCACGATGCTGGCCATCTCGTTCGCCGGCTCGGTGCCGATGATCGCGATGTTGGTGGTCGCGAGCACCCTGACGTTGGCGATTCAGCAACGCCGTAGGGAGTTCGCGCTGCTGCGGGCGATCGGGGCGACGCCGCTCCAGGTGCGGCGGATGATCGCCTCCGAGCTGTGGCTGGTGTCGTTGCTCGCCGGGGTACTGGGGAGCGTTCCGGGGATCGCGGTGGGCTACCTGCTGCGGAACGGGTTCGCCGCGGGTGGGCTCATTCCGCCGGACTTCCAGGTGGCGTGGAGTCCGCTGCCCATGCTGGCCGCGGTGCTGATGATGGTCGTGACCGCGCAGCTCTCCGGCCTCATCGCAGGGCGGCGCCCGGCGCGGTTGCGGCCGGTCGACGCGTTCGGCGAGGCGGCGGTCGAGCCTCGTACGTTCAGTCGCAAGCGGCTCGTGATCGGGCTGGTACTCGGCTTCGTCGGCGTGGCCGCATCCGCGCTGCCGCTGCTGATCAAGGGCGAGGCGGCGGCCGGTGGCGTGGGCAGCACGATCCTGCTGCTGGTCGTCGCGGTGATCGTGCTCGGGCCGAAGATCGCGTCGGCGTCGACGAGCATGCTCGGACCCATCGTCCGGACGTTCTCTGGAGCGAGTGGATATTTGGCGTCAGTACAAGTTTCGACTAACTCTCGTCGATTGGGTGCGTCGATCACCCCACTGGTGTTGGCGATCTCGTTCGTCTCGGTGCAGATCTTCATGCAGACCACCACCGCCGCGGCAGCGGTCGCTCAGGCACGAGAGGGAACGGTGGCGGACTTCGTGGTCAGCGGTGCTGCCGACCTTTCGCCGGACGTGGTCTCGTCGGTGCGAGAGGTTGAGGGCGTGCGTGCGGTGACGCCTATGGTCACGACGCAGGTGATTGCGAAGTACGACTTCGCCGACAGCGTGGAGATCCAGCCGTTCGGCGCGCAGGGAGTCGACCCCCGGCAGCTGTCGGACACGCTCGACCTGTCGGTGACGTCCGGGCGGCTGTCCGCCCTGGGCGAAGGCACGGTGGCGCTGAGCGAGTGGGCAGCCGGGACGCTCGGTGCCAGTATCGGCGACAAGCTGGACCTGACGCTGGGCGACGGTACACCGTTCGCGCCGCGAGTAGTGGCGATCTATCAACGGGGTTTGGGGTTCGGCGACTTCACGATGGCTCGCGACGCCGTCCTCCCGCATGTCACGTCGGGGCGTGACTCGGCCGTCCTGGTTCGCGTGACGCCGGGGGCTTCTCGTACAACTGTTGGCGCGGCGCTCGGCGAGTTGGCCTCGACGTACCCGGGCCTTGCCGTCGCGGATCAGGAAGCCCTGCAGGCGAATCTGCAGCAGAACCTGAAGGCGCAGTCGTGGGGCAACCTGCTCGGCACCGCGGTGGTCCTCGGGTACCTGGCGATCGCGATCGCGAACACGTTGGTGCTGGCGACCGCCGACCGGGCGCGCGAGTTCGCACTGCTGCGGCTCGTCGGCGCGTCGCGGCGCCAGGTGGCGCGGATGATCCGGACGGAGGCGTCCGTGGTGGTGCTGATCGCAGTGGTGGTCGGCTCGTTGATCACGGTGCCGCCGCTGGTCGGGATCTCGCTGGCGACGACCGGGTCGCCGATCCCGTACGTCCCGCCGCTCGGCTATGCGGCCATCGTCCTCGCGGCTGTCGTCTTCGGCCTGATGTCGATGACGATCCCCGCTCGCCTCGCCCTACGGACCCGCCCCGTCGACGCCGTCACCGCGGAGGCGTAG
- a CDS encoding response regulator — MRVVIAEDYALLREGLKLLLASEGIEVVASVDNPLDFLAAVSADRPDAAIVDVRMPPSFRDEGLRAAIEARSLHPGLPILVLSAYVEDRYASELLASGAGAVGYLLKERVGKVEKFLDALRRVVDGGTVMDPEVVSQLMVRRRASDPLRTLTPREREVLSLMAEGQGNSAIAAQLVVTETAVSKHIRNIFTKLDLHPDDSGHRRVLAVLRYLNA; from the coding sequence ATGCGGGTCGTGATCGCGGAGGATTACGCGCTGCTGCGCGAGGGCCTGAAGCTGCTGTTGGCGAGCGAAGGCATCGAGGTGGTGGCTTCGGTCGACAACCCTTTGGACTTCCTCGCGGCCGTCTCCGCGGATCGGCCGGACGCGGCGATCGTCGACGTACGGATGCCGCCTTCGTTCCGGGACGAGGGGTTGCGCGCCGCGATCGAGGCGCGGTCGCTGCATCCGGGCCTGCCGATCCTGGTGCTGTCGGCTTACGTCGAGGACCGGTACGCGTCGGAGCTCCTGGCCAGTGGTGCGGGGGCGGTGGGGTATCTGCTGAAGGAGCGGGTGGGGAAGGTCGAGAAGTTCCTCGACGCGTTGCGGCGCGTGGTGGACGGCGGGACGGTGATGGATCCTGAGGTGGTGTCGCAGCTGATGGTGCGTCGCCGAGCCTCCGACCCGCTGCGTACGTTGACGCCCCGCGAGCGGGAGGTGCTGTCCCTGATGGCGGAGGGGCAGGGGAACTCGGCCATCGCCGCACAACTGGTGGTGACGGAGACGGCGGTGAGCAAGCACATCCGCAACATCTTCACCAAGCTCGACCTCCACCCCGACGACTCCGGCCACCGCCGCGTCCTCGCCGTGCTGCGCTATCTCAACGCCTGA
- a CDS encoding glycoside hydrolase family 76 protein: MLFAGVVTGALVITPYASAMASSDQQATAAQPLADVCNLHCDRRDPAVAQGDRVAAQATVFSRQLVLHVSDADNMAWASIDNGDPGDEVWLDRSWDGGRTWSDGSKLGATTIPTGRRGWRTLMYNVDDPSGRQVGALRACGKAGNRADIACTTWHRSTINASNRLDAGATALMMDYNVSNGLWRTTGWWNSANALTALLDYSKQTGSTTYRYAIANTFDKNRGNNFTNEYMDDTGWWGLAWVRAYDLTGEQRYLDMAKIDADYMWSHKDSHCGGGVWWRDDHNYKNAVTNELFIKLAASLHNRLPGDTVYLSRANEIWSWFKASGMINSSQLVNDGLDNSTCRNNGQETWTYNQGIILGALAELHRATGDNALLTQARTIADATVASTRLSPGGVLREPCEAGDCGGDGPSFKGVFARNLGELNRYVSGNPYGTYLDRQADSMFANNRTSLNQYGLRWAGPFDKTDGARQHSALDALTAADG; the protein is encoded by the coding sequence GTGCTCTTCGCTGGAGTGGTGACCGGGGCGTTGGTGATCACGCCGTACGCTTCGGCGATGGCCTCCTCCGACCAGCAGGCGACCGCCGCGCAACCGCTTGCCGATGTGTGCAACCTCCACTGTGACCGTCGTGATCCCGCGGTCGCGCAGGGCGATCGGGTCGCCGCACAGGCGACGGTGTTCAGCCGGCAGCTCGTGCTGCACGTGTCCGACGCGGACAACATGGCGTGGGCGAGCATCGACAACGGCGACCCCGGCGACGAGGTGTGGCTGGACCGTTCGTGGGACGGCGGGCGTACGTGGTCCGACGGGAGCAAGCTCGGCGCCACGACGATCCCGACCGGGCGGCGAGGATGGCGGACGTTGATGTACAACGTCGACGACCCGTCCGGACGCCAGGTCGGCGCGCTGCGCGCGTGCGGCAAGGCGGGGAACCGGGCCGACATCGCCTGCACGACGTGGCATCGTTCGACGATCAACGCGAGCAACCGGCTGGACGCCGGAGCGACGGCGTTGATGATGGACTACAACGTCTCGAACGGCTTGTGGCGGACGACCGGGTGGTGGAACTCGGCGAATGCCCTTACGGCGTTGCTGGATTACAGCAAGCAGACCGGGTCGACGACTTATCGGTACGCGATCGCCAACACGTTCGACAAGAACCGCGGCAACAACTTCACCAACGAGTACATGGATGACACCGGTTGGTGGGGTCTCGCGTGGGTGCGTGCGTACGACCTGACGGGTGAGCAACGCTACCTTGACATGGCGAAGATCGACGCCGACTACATGTGGTCGCACAAGGACTCGCACTGCGGCGGTGGCGTGTGGTGGCGGGACGACCACAACTACAAGAACGCGGTGACGAACGAGCTTTTCATCAAGCTGGCAGCGTCATTACACAACCGCCTACCGGGCGACACGGTGTATCTGTCACGGGCGAACGAGATCTGGTCGTGGTTCAAGGCTTCGGGGATGATCAACTCGTCTCAGTTGGTGAATGACGGCTTGGACAACTCGACCTGCCGGAACAACGGGCAGGAGACGTGGACGTACAACCAGGGGATCATCCTTGGTGCGTTGGCCGAACTGCATCGCGCGACCGGTGACAACGCGCTGTTGACACAGGCCCGCACGATCGCCGACGCGACGGTGGCGAGCACGCGGCTCTCTCCTGGCGGGGTGCTGCGGGAGCCGTGCGAGGCTGGTGACTGTGGCGGGGACGGGCCGTCGTTCAAGGGCGTGTTCGCGCGGAACCTGGGCGAGCTGAACCGTTATGTGTCGGGGAATCCGTACGGGACGTACCTGGACCGGCAAGCCGACTCGATGTTCGCGAACAACCGGACATCGCTGAACCAGTACGGCCTGCGCTGGGCTGGCCCGTTCGACAAAACCGACGGCGCCCGTCAGCACAGCGCGCTGGATGCGCTGACGGCGGCCGACGGCTAG
- a CDS encoding ABC transporter ATP-binding protein, translated as MANLMSTTERATGLAVRLDAVTKVYGTGASAVTALRDVSIGLPVGSFTAVMGPSGSGKSTFLHCAAGLDRPTNGEVWLGDQQLAGLREGALTKIRRERIGFVFQAYNLLQALTVEQNITLPLRLANARVDRVWLAEVAANVGLTEHLDRRPSQLSGGQQQRVAIARALVTRPNAVFADEPTGALDTRTARQILQLLREVVDRLGQTVLMVTHDPVAASYADSVVFLADGRIAGEERAPSAELIAERLTHLGEW; from the coding sequence ATGGCGAACCTGATGAGCACGACCGAGCGGGCGACCGGCCTCGCGGTCCGGCTGGACGCGGTGACCAAGGTGTACGGAACGGGCGCGAGCGCGGTCACCGCACTCCGCGACGTCAGCATCGGCCTGCCGGTCGGCAGCTTCACCGCCGTGATGGGTCCGTCCGGATCGGGCAAGAGTACGTTCCTGCACTGCGCCGCCGGGCTCGACCGTCCGACGAACGGCGAGGTCTGGCTCGGCGACCAGCAGCTCGCCGGACTGCGCGAGGGCGCGCTCACCAAGATCCGCCGCGAACGGATCGGGTTCGTCTTCCAGGCTTACAACCTGTTGCAGGCGCTGACCGTCGAGCAGAACATCACGCTCCCGCTCCGACTAGCAAACGCACGCGTGGACCGAGTCTGGCTGGCGGAGGTCGCTGCCAACGTCGGGTTGACGGAGCATCTCGACCGGCGGCCGAGCCAGCTGTCCGGCGGCCAGCAGCAGCGAGTCGCGATCGCGCGGGCGCTCGTGACCCGCCCGAACGCCGTGTTCGCCGACGAACCGACCGGCGCGCTCGACACCAGAACCGCCCGGCAGATCCTGCAGCTATTGCGCGAGGTTGTCGACAGGCTTGGGCAAACGGTCCTGATGGTGACCCACGATCCGGTCGCAGCCTCCTACGCCGACTCCGTGGTCTTCCTTGCCGACGGGCGTATCGCCGGCGAGGAACGCGCGCCGAGCGCTGAGCTCATCGCCGAACGCCTGACGCATCTCGGGGAGTGGTAA
- a CDS encoding alkaline phosphatase D family protein: MERHEHGIGRRRLLGLGGVSGAAILLGTGLYGVGRATDALAVGPYPFQLGVASGDPLPDSVVLWTRLAPEPLAEDGLGGMPQRAVAVRYEVARDERFRDVVRRGQAAATPELAHSVHVDVQGLQPGREYFYRFRAGRELSPVGRTKTAPAPGAATREMTFAFTSCQHFEEGYFSAYRHLLADDPDLVAHCGDYIYESPSGLAVQPRKHVVREPFDLREYRLRYAQYRTDADLAEAHRLLPWIFTYDDHEVDNNWAGDISEHYPTVGKEEFLRRRAAAFQAYYEHLPLRPDRAPHGPDIAIHRRFRYGDLATFHVLDGRQFRDPQLPCTDPMACPDRLAPARTLLGPEQEAWLKSGLRSSATRWDVLVQQVPFTQLDEAAGPGFQYGKDNWNYFPAARQRIVDELVARPDLNAIVIGGEIHRHLAADIKATWDDPAAPPVASEFVATSVASGGNGNAGSTWVTRILAENPHIKYAWEQRGYVRARISQQEWRTDLRVVPVVTTPSGDAVTGASFVVEAGKRGLQVV; the protein is encoded by the coding sequence GTGGAGCGACACGAGCACGGCATCGGGCGGCGACGACTGCTCGGGCTCGGCGGGGTCAGCGGGGCGGCGATCCTGCTCGGCACCGGTCTGTACGGCGTCGGCCGCGCCACCGATGCGCTGGCGGTCGGCCCGTACCCGTTCCAGCTCGGCGTCGCATCAGGCGACCCGCTCCCCGACAGCGTGGTGCTCTGGACCCGCCTCGCCCCCGAGCCGCTCGCCGAGGACGGGCTCGGCGGGATGCCGCAGCGCGCTGTCGCCGTTCGGTACGAGGTCGCGCGCGACGAACGGTTCCGCGACGTCGTACGCCGCGGCCAGGCCGCCGCGACGCCGGAGCTCGCGCACTCCGTGCACGTCGACGTCCAAGGGCTCCAGCCGGGCCGCGAGTACTTCTACCGCTTCCGCGCCGGCCGCGAGCTCAGCCCGGTCGGCCGGACGAAGACCGCGCCGGCGCCGGGTGCGGCGACGCGGGAGATGACGTTCGCGTTCACCTCCTGCCAGCACTTCGAGGAGGGCTACTTCTCGGCGTACCGCCACCTGCTGGCCGACGACCCGGACCTCGTCGCGCACTGCGGCGACTACATCTACGAGTCGCCGTCCGGCCTCGCCGTCCAGCCGCGCAAGCACGTGGTCCGCGAGCCGTTCGACCTGCGCGAGTACCGGCTGCGGTACGCCCAGTACCGCACCGACGCCGACCTCGCCGAGGCGCACCGGCTGCTGCCGTGGATCTTCACCTACGACGACCACGAGGTCGACAACAACTGGGCGGGCGACATCTCCGAGCACTACCCGACGGTCGGCAAGGAGGAGTTCCTGCGCCGCCGCGCCGCCGCCTTCCAGGCGTACTACGAGCATCTCCCGCTCCGCCCCGACCGCGCGCCGCACGGTCCGGACATCGCGATCCACCGGCGGTTCCGGTACGGCGACCTCGCGACATTCCACGTTCTCGACGGCCGGCAGTTCCGCGACCCGCAGCTCCCGTGCACCGACCCGATGGCCTGCCCGGACCGTCTCGCGCCGGCGCGGACGTTGCTCGGACCGGAGCAGGAGGCCTGGTTGAAGAGCGGGCTCCGCTCGTCGGCGACGCGGTGGGACGTGCTGGTGCAGCAGGTTCCGTTCACCCAGCTGGACGAGGCCGCCGGGCCAGGGTTCCAGTACGGGAAGGACAACTGGAACTACTTCCCGGCCGCCCGCCAGCGCATCGTCGACGAGCTCGTCGCGCGTCCGGACCTGAACGCGATCGTGATCGGCGGCGAGATCCACCGGCACCTCGCCGCCGACATCAAGGCGACCTGGGACGACCCAGCGGCGCCGCCGGTCGCGTCGGAGTTCGTCGCGACGTCGGTCGCCTCGGGCGGGAACGGCAACGCCGGGAGCACCTGGGTGACGCGGATCCTCGCCGAGAACCCGCACATCAAGTACGCATGGGAGCAGCGCGGGTACGTGCGGGCGCGAATCTCCCAGCAGGAGTGGCGTACCGACCTGCGCGTCGTCCCCGTCGTGACCACTCCATCTGGCGACGCGGTGACGGGTGCGTCGTTCGTCGTCGAGGCGGGTAAGCGCGGGCTACAAGTGGTCTAG